CAAAAAAAGGTACATATTGAGATGGAACAATTGTGACGGTCTAACAAAGAGTCGCATAGAGGGGTGGGGCGCGAATATGAATTTGTAAATTGCGACGCTTTATAGAGTCGCAAAATATTTCGACGTTTTAAAGCGTCGCTATTTACAAATAAAGACACGTGGAACACATGTGTTTCCGAGGACGCAAACCAAATTaattttgggaaaaaaaatCCCGCCTAACTCTCTCTATTTTTTTGGCAGAATGCCGCCTAACTCTAACTCCACCACCCACGTTTTTCTCAACCTCCCACCGACGTCCTTGCTGCGCTGCGAAACCTAACCACCCTCGTCAAATTTCCCGACGAATTCGTATTCTCTCCTCCTCACTTTCAGCACCATTAACGACTTCCTTGAATTTCGTCTTCAACCTTTACGTTAGCACAATTAAAGCTCTCAGTATAAGCTATCTCAGCGAATTTAAAGAAACCATAACTCGACAATTATGGGGTGTCGCGAATTTTCTCGCTCCTCCTCCTAATACGGGTTGTTCTGCTTCTTCACAATCGCATGATCAATGAGTTTTCCCTGTGTTAAATCGGTCGAAATCGACTGATTCTTCGGTTTCGGGTAACGAAGATGATGACGAAGAATCGTCGGTCAATGCTCCTATTTCAAACACAGATAGAAATTATTCAGAATTCGGAAATAAACGAAGTGTTATAGAGAATTGTGAATCGTCTTCGAGTTTGCATCGGTTGGGATTGCAGAAGGTTGAGGAGGAGGATGATGATTAGGTTAACGAAGCTGTTGGATTAACTGATGAGGTTTTGACATTTTCTGGGAATATTGCACATGATCCTGAGACTTGGTTAGATTTTCCTGTCGAAGATGATGAAGATTGTGAAGGTAAACTTTGCTTCGCCTTTTGTTAGTTCGTAATAATTGGAGATTTTAAATTTGTTTTGCATTGGTGTAGTTGCAAGGGCATAGTTTAATACGTAGTATGAGATTTGGTCATAGTTTGTCTATAAACTATTGCATTTGTTTGGTTTTGGAAACATTCTATAGGCCATTGGAATTGAAATGTTTGATTTATTGTAAAATTGGCACCACGGATTGAAGACTGCCGTTTTTGGTTTAAGTTAAAGTATACATTTTGAAGATGAGTATTGACAGGAACTACCATTTTAGAGTATAGTTTATATGGAAAACATTAATTATGGTATAATTGTCATTGAGGAGGAGCGTCTTTCGTACTTGTTCTGAAATTTTGTTAAGAAATTGTGATGCTAGACTGTACTGTGTCCTAGTGAAGGTTTATGAGTGAAACAAGCTATCGCCAAGTAAATGTGAAACGATCTCGCATTCAATTTCATGTACGTTTCTGTTTAAGTGGAGATTGGGGGTGTATTTGGTGTTGTTTCTTGGGCTAATTGCCGTTAAATGTTTTACCATTTCTTTAGGATAGATTCAATAGTGACTTCTACTGCCTTAGGTTATCATTGATGAGTGGAATATTGGAGTTATTATACTCGTATGGACAATGCTAATGTTTTGTGCCATGGGCTGTGGATGTACGCATCTTCTTTGAGCTAATTGCTGTATTCGGTTAAAATGTGTATGTTTTGTGTTATTCCTTATCActtatcctaacacttataaagcctCATACTTTGATTACTATTCACACAATAGTGAATTATCTGAATTGCCCCCAATTTCCttcatgtttgattttttgtcttttccttaATAATAGTGTACTTACGTTGTTACCCTTGGCCTTATCGATTCTGCCACCTTTTTTCTCTGAGATATCCTCACCACTCACCAGTATCTCATTTCTTCCATTTTCGAACAAACCAAGCTCTCATCTCTCCTCCATACCCTAACTTTTTTTACTCTCATTTTCAATGCCGTGCTTGGTACTATCTTTCTCGCGCTCTCTGTTTCCGTTTAGCTAAGCTCAGTattccagatgaatttgcttttCTTTTCTGGGTAATCTGTGGTTTAATTGGAAAATTTTCCCTTCAAATTACCGTATCCGAGTTTGTGGAAACCCTAACAAAACTATTTTTTTTACCTAAAAGTCAAATCTTTCATAAACTCGCCATTAATTCGGGTTTTTGTAGTGTTAACAACATCAGTTTGAAGCTTAGAAGTAGAAGATATGGCAAGATTAGAAGTCAATTGGAAAAATCAGAGGAGAGAGCGGAAGATAAGAAGGAACAACAAGTTAAAGGGCATTACCCATTTCATGAAATTGAACCCAAATGACATACATTTTGGAAGGTAATAAAAATTTTCGAACCCGATCCAGATGATGTAGATACTTCTAAACCTAAGTTCTGTGGTCTAAACATATTTTCTTATCCCAGGTTTTGCCCTTTACTTTctcttttttgtttgatttgttttttaGAATGTTAAGTAATATTTCATATTTTGGGATTATTTATATAAATGCTTTTGGTAACTACTATTATCAGGCATAATGTATACTGTTCTAATTGATTGTTTGGAGTTTGtaattgaaaatttgaactGTTATTTGAAATGGCTCACTTTGCATTTTGATTATTTCACTGTATTGTTTCATATTTGATGTTTTTTATTTGAAATGGGGGTTAGAAGACACCTTTACAATAATGATTCACTTTTTTAAGAGTgtggaaagaaattagaaatttaGAATGATTGATGCTGATGATATTCCTTGGTGCAATTGTTTTAAtcaatttttctattttttgtaattttgatttttataaatgaATGTTCAATTCTGTTTTAATGGAAAATTTGATGCATTCTTTGACATGTTTGTTATTGGGATGTTTAAGTTTAAATTTAGTGATTAGTGATGTAAAACCCACTTTTAACGTACGTACTCCTGTGCTTGAGGAATGTAATTATTTAAGGATTAAATGATGTTATATTATCAAACTAACTACGAACATTGGTGGTGGCTCATCAATGGTTGTTTACCCATTGTGATTTTTCAAAATAGAAGTTGTTGATTTCTTGCTCCAATAGTATTTGGCTGATTTGTTACTACTATCTAGCTCAATTGTACAAATTTTGTGTGAGGAAAAGAATCAAGACTaatcataaacaataatatGGCGGAACATATTTGATCTACAAACCCTTCGATGTTTTCTTTTAGTTGGTTTATTTTGATGGATTGTTGGTTCCAGTATCTTTCCTGATTCCCTCGTATCACATTCAAAAAAGTTAATTTTGTCTCCAAATGCTTTCAGTTAACATCAATTTCGTTCTATTGTTTGCTTTAATTGGTGTTATTTAGTGCCTATATTTTGATTACCAGTATTCATCAAATCATTAAAAAGTATATTCTTTGTCTTTTGTTTCTATTTATGTGCAGCACCAAAGAGCATTGACAAGCGAACCCGGATTTGGGATGATACCAACAAGTTCTCTAAGGTCGATCTGATCATTAACCAAGCACCCGGTGCACCCTTACCCTCGGGTATACCCACTTACTCCGTAGGGATTGTGAATGTGTGCGCATCTGGTTGTGCTATCTCTCAGATTCATCTCTGCTATGGGTGGTTCAGCTCTGCCTTCCCCATCGGCCCAATGATCTTCAAGCGCATCCGTTTCAATGATTGCGTGATCAATGCTGGCAGAACCCTCCACAGTGGCCAGTCTTTTAAATTTCAGTATGCTAATATCTGCAGTTACCCGCTTTCTATTTCATCAATGAGTTGCTTATTGATAATTAGATACTACTATACTATTAGTCATTTACTTGCATATTTTGAGTGACTTATAAAGTGATAATGCGGAATGGGAATAGTTAATAAAGTAGTCAAGTTAGAGCTTTGTGAGTCGTAGATTTTCATAATGTCTCAATTGATCTTTGTTTAAAATGTGTACTTTCAGATATGAAATGCTTCCGTAGCAATGCCAATGAAATTGGTTTCATCAAGGTATTTccttttattattaatatttgatgaatcaatTGGACTTAGTGTTGTCTAATTTACTCTATATGTTTGAAATCCACGAATTATTTGGGGTTTCTTTAGGCTTCTGGTCTGTAGATTAATTATTTGGGGTTTCTCTAGATCGTTTTCCTGGCTCTGTCAGTGGGTAGGCTTGTGGTCTATCCTTGTCACTCTTGTTGCTATTGTACTTCGTATATCTTTGCCCATTTCCTTGACTAAATTAGACTATGTACACCCATTGTTACAATAGTAGGCCAGCTAAAAGAGATTTTGCGATCTGTGTCATTGGTATAACATGATGGAAATTTTTTTGCGTGAAGAAAATGTTTACAGATGACTCTAACACCGATCTCATATGATCATGTTTCAGAATTGCttgtaatttgtttttttgttgttgttgttgtatatgtTGTGTTTCTTATAGCTCAAACATAATGATTTCTCGATCTCAATCATGTATTGCATGACTCTGATCTCATGTAATTCAGTTTCAGAGACGCGAATGCGCGCTCCATTTTAATTTTTGTGTTGTTTCTGTATTGATAGGACTTCCTATCTAGAAGGCAAAATATCAGG
This Spinacia oleracea cultivar Varoflay chromosome 6, BTI_SOV_V1, whole genome shotgun sequence DNA region includes the following protein-coding sequences:
- the LOC130463118 gene encoding TPD1 protein homolog 1-like, encoding MVPWDAPTFAGLELTRSPIGRWKSVSYFLVNEAVGLTDEVLTFSGNIAHDPETWLDFPVEDDEDCEAPKSIDKRTRIWDDTNKFSKVDLIINQAPGAPLPSGIPTYSVGIVNVCASGCAISQIHLCYGWFSSAFPIGPMIFKRIRFNDCVINAGRTLHSGQSFKFQYANICSYPLSISSMSCLLIIRYYYTISHLLAYFE